One genomic window of Fusarium keratoplasticum isolate Fu6.1 chromosome 3, whole genome shotgun sequence includes the following:
- a CDS encoding Methylcrotonoyl-CoA carboxylase produces the protein MSLPRSSRQALRLGRQFGRPQSQVSSQKRAVANLTPPHQANAISRLQSVVDPSSDEFKENERQMSEVMNRMQELTRKIQQGGSEKARQKHLARKKMLPRDRVTALIDPGTTFLELSPMAGYELYPEAEVPAGGIITGVGVVEGVTCVIVANDSTVKGGTYYPITVKKHLRAQAVARENKLPCIYLVDSGGANLPHQADVFPDQNHFGRIFYNQARMSSEGIPQISVVMGPCTAGGAYVPAMSDESIIVQEQGHIFLAGPPLVKAATGEVVSHEDLGGGKMHSSVSGVTDYLAVDDAHAVVLARRCISNLNWPKQSPNTQAPKPTFSEPLHDPEELLGIATTNLRKPLPIREVISRIVDGSEFSEFKRDFGTTLVTGFAEIYGHKVGIVANDGILFASSSVKGAHFVELCTQRGIPLVFLQNIAGFMVGSQSERDGIAKHGAKLVTAVACADVPKFTVVVGGSYGAGNYGMCGRAYSPRFLWMWPNAKIGVMGGEQLAAVMETVGKQVDTGLKQRIEKESDATYSSARLWDDGIIPPQHTRRYLGLGLQAAMGGRNEVKAGDTKFGVFRM, from the exons ATGTCCCTGCCACGTTCTTCCCGCCAGGCCTTGCGCCTCGGTCGCCAATTCGGCCGCCCGCAATCGCAGGTGTCCTCCCAGAAGCGAGCTGTCGCGAACCTCACTCCGCCGCATCAGGCCAATGCCATCTCGCGGCTCCAGAGCGTCGTTGATCCGTCATCggacgagttcaaggagaatgAGCGACAGATGAGCGAGGTCATGAACCGCATGCAGGAGCTCACGCGCAAGATCCAGCAGGGAGGCTCCGAGAAGGCCAGACAAAAGCATCTTGCACGCAAGAAGATGCTCCCCAGAGATCGAGTTACAGCATTGATCGATCCTGGTACTACCTTCCTCGAGCTCTCACCCATGGCTGGCTATGAGCTTTACCCAGAAGCCGAGGTCCCCGCGGGTGGCATTATTAccggtgttggtgttgtcgaggGAGTGACGTGTGTTATCGTTGCCAATGATAGCACCGTCAAGGGCGGCACATATTATCCTATTACAGTGAAGAAGCACCTGCGAGCGCAGGCTGTTGCGCGAGAGAACAAGCTACC ATGCATCTACCTCGTCGACAGCGGTGGCGCGAACCTGCCTCATCAGGCGGACGTCTTCCCCGACCAGAATCACTTTGGTCGCATCTTCTATAACCAGGCACGGATGAGTTCCGAGGGCATTCCCCAGATCTCTGTGGTCATGGGCCCTTGTACCGCCGGTGGTGCCTATGTCCCAGCCATGAGTGATGAGAGCATCATTGTCCAGGAGCAAGGCCACATCTTCCTTGCCGGCCCGCCACTAGTCAAGGCTGCGACCGGTGAGGTTGTCAGCCATGAGGACCTGGGAGGTGGCAAGATGCACTCATCCGTCTCTGGTGTGACAGACTACCTTGCCGTGGATGATGCCCATGCGGTTGTCCTAGCCCGGCGCTGCATTAGCAACCTCAACTGGCCCAAGCAGTCGCCCAACACTCAAGCCCCCAAGCCTACATTCTCAGAGCCCCTTCATGACCCCGAGGAGTTGCTTGGCATTGCCACCACCAACCTGCGAAAGCCCCTCCCTATCCGCGAGGTTATCTCTCGTATCGTGGACGGCTCTGAGTTCTCCGAGTTCAAGCGGGACTTTGGCACGACCCTCGTGACAGGCTTCGCCGAGATCTACGGCCACAAGGTAGGCATTGTGGCCAATGACGGTATTCTGTTCGCGTCGTCTTCTGTCAAGGGTGCGCACTTTGTTGAGCTATGCACCCAGCGCGGCATCCCGCTCGTGTTCCTCCAGAACATCGCGGGCTTCATGGTGGGCTCGCAGTCGGAGCGTGACGGCATCGCCAAGCATGGAGCCAAGCTCGTTACCGCCGTTGCTTGCGCCGATGTGCCCAAGTTTAccgtcgtcgttggtggCAGCTATGGCGCTGGCAACTACGGCATGTGCGGTAGAGCATACAGCCCGCGCTTCCTGTGGATGTGGCCCAACGCCAAGATCGGCGTCATGGGCGGCGAGCAGCTGGCTGCTGTGATGGAGACGGTTGGCAAGCAGGTCGACACTGGGCTGAAGCAGCGAATCGAGAAGGAGAGTGATGCGACCTACTCGTCTGCTAGATTATGG GACGATGGAATTATTCCTCCCCAGCATACAAGACGAtacctcggcctcggcctgcaGGCTGCGATGGGAGGTAGGAATGAGGTCAAGGCGGGTGATACCAAGTTTGGTGTCTTCCGAATGTAA